The proteins below come from a single Methyloprofundus sedimenti genomic window:
- a CDS encoding AAA family ATPase: MRILAIRGKNLASLANEFEVLLEEGVLQQVGLFAITGPTGAGKSTILDALCLALYDQMPRLPEGHGVSIGHKDEDESVRVKSHDVSSILRRGTATAYAEVDFTGQDKHSYRARWEISRARAKVDGRLQAQKISLQNLLTREYIGQGKKEIQQAIVARIGLNFDQFRRSVLLAQGDFAAFLKAKKDERSSLLEKITGTDIYSELSIAAFERAKQEKKQLDRILEKMADKVPLEREARAELEQEKLLLTGQLAIIQQSLVDKQKIIAWYIQLTTLKNEQQITQEKVQQSQGMWDSNAAERELLKQVEQAQPLRTLLLHEQSVANECLDADTRLQEYQSTLNAAADKVSRINKQLEAHHQAYNLAQQQHAEAQPLLIAARKLDTQIDDSHSRLQGLAKETVTQQEKWQTAKTSLEALSSQKDQLEHSLQQITLWQEQHSHILPLANQWGRWETEIQEYRNTSLWIKSCSSTFNWKQL, translated from the coding sequence ATGCGAATTTTAGCCATTAGAGGAAAAAATTTAGCCAGTTTAGCCAATGAATTTGAAGTATTGCTGGAGGAAGGTGTATTACAGCAAGTGGGTTTATTCGCCATTACCGGTCCAACAGGAGCGGGTAAAAGTACTATTCTGGATGCGCTCTGCCTGGCACTTTATGATCAAATGCCACGTCTACCGGAAGGTCATGGTGTCTCGATCGGGCATAAAGATGAAGATGAATCGGTACGTGTTAAAAGTCATGACGTCAGTTCAATTTTACGACGTGGTACTGCGACAGCTTATGCAGAAGTCGATTTTACAGGACAAGATAAACACAGTTATCGGGCGCGCTGGGAAATTAGCCGGGCCCGCGCTAAAGTGGATGGCCGCCTACAGGCGCAGAAAATTAGCTTACAAAATCTGCTTACCAGGGAATACATCGGTCAGGGAAAAAAAGAGATACAACAGGCGATTGTCGCCCGAATCGGATTAAATTTTGATCAGTTTCGCCGTTCTGTTTTACTCGCGCAAGGCGATTTTGCCGCTTTTCTAAAGGCTAAAAAAGATGAGCGCTCCAGCTTACTGGAAAAAATTACCGGCACGGATATTTACAGTGAATTATCTATTGCTGCCTTTGAACGCGCCAAACAGGAAAAGAAGCAACTGGATCGTATCCTGGAAAAAATGGCAGATAAAGTACCGCTAGAGAGAGAGGCAAGAGCAGAACTGGAACAAGAGAAATTACTGTTGACTGGCCAATTAGCGATTATTCAGCAAAGTCTGGTAGACAAACAAAAAATTATTGCCTGGTATATCCAGCTGACAACACTTAAAAATGAACAGCAAATTACGCAAGAAAAAGTTCAGCAAAGTCAGGGTATGTGGGATAGCAATGCTGCAGAACGAGAATTATTAAAGCAGGTTGAACAGGCACAGCCGTTACGTACCTTATTGCTGCATGAACAAAGCGTGGCAAATGAATGTCTGGATGCCGATACACGGCTGCAAGAGTATCAAAGTACACTGAATGCAGCGGCAGATAAGGTCTCCAGGATTAATAAGCAATTAGAGGCGCACCATCAGGCTTATAATCTTGCCCAGCAACAGCACGCAGAAGCACAGCCCTTACTGATTGCCGCGCGTAAACTGGATACACAAATAGATGATAGTCATTCCCGACTCCAAGGCTTAGCCAAGGAGACGGTTACTCAGCAGGAAAAATGGCAAACAGCCAAAACAAGCCTTGAGGCACTAAGCAGTCAAAAAGACCAGCTTGAACATAGTTTGCAGCAAATAACACTCTGGCAAGAGCAGCATAGTCATATTCTGCCATTGGCGAATCAATGGGGGAGATGGGAAACAGAAATACAGGAATACAGGAATACATCACTCTGGATAAAGAGTTGCAGCAGCACGTTCAACTGGAAGCAACTTTAA
- a CDS encoding exonuclease SbcCD subunit D C-terminal domain-containing protein, whose product MLKIIHTADWHLGHHLHGVPRVYEHQQFLSWLLLQLEEQQADVLIVAGDIFDTANPSAAAQAQLYDFLLQARGKCPYIDIVLVGGNHDSAARLDAPAAILNALGVFVVGGLIRDERGEIDWQRLLVPLKNSQGEIKAWCGAMPFLRHADLPGIESTDDPLISGVRELYSQLIQQLQHNAQQNEALLLTGHCYMVDGNISELSERKILGGNQHALPVDIFPEQICYTALGHLHLAQNVGGNESVRYSGSPIPLSFDEQHYQHQVVLVVVDNDKNITTDSLMVPRSVEILRIPDGKNYSDLARALQCLSEHPFAKDLSIEQQPLLELRIALEKPEPGLRQQIEQCVADLPVRLLKISTAYSGSEKGLADVVDEQRLEELLPEQVFQRCYQSKYDQDAPLEMMSLFHKLYEDLQESE is encoded by the coding sequence ATGCTAAAAATAATACATACTGCCGACTGGCACCTGGGGCATCATCTGCATGGTGTCCCGCGCGTTTATGAACATCAGCAATTTCTGAGCTGGTTATTACTACAACTTGAGGAGCAACAAGCTGATGTCCTGATTGTTGCTGGCGATATATTTGATACCGCAAACCCCTCCGCAGCTGCGCAAGCCCAGTTGTATGATTTTTTGCTGCAAGCACGTGGCAAATGTCCTTATATCGATATCGTCCTGGTCGGTGGTAATCATGATTCCGCTGCTCGTTTAGATGCACCTGCGGCCATTTTAAATGCACTCGGTGTGTTTGTTGTCGGTGGCTTGATAAGAGATGAGCGGGGTGAAATTGATTGGCAACGATTATTAGTCCCTTTAAAAAACTCTCAGGGTGAAATAAAAGCCTGGTGTGGTGCGATGCCATTTTTGCGTCATGCGGATTTACCCGGTATTGAGTCTACAGATGATCCCTTGATTTCCGGAGTACGAGAATTATATAGTCAGCTTATTCAGCAATTGCAGCACAATGCACAACAAAATGAAGCCCTGTTATTAACCGGCCACTGTTATATGGTCGACGGTAATATATCAGAATTAAGCGAGCGCAAAATTCTGGGAGGCAATCAACATGCCTTGCCGGTGGATATTTTTCCTGAACAGATTTGTTATACCGCTTTAGGCCATCTACATTTAGCCCAAAACGTAGGCGGTAACGAGTCGGTGCGTTACAGTGGTTCACCAATACCTTTGTCTTTTGATGAACAGCATTATCAGCATCAAGTTGTGCTGGTTGTTGTAGATAACGATAAAAATATAACAACAGATTCGCTTATGGTGCCGCGTAGTGTAGAAATTTTACGTATCCCTGATGGCAAAAATTACTCTGATTTAGCAAGAGCATTGCAGTGTCTGAGTGAGCATCCCTTTGCCAAAGATTTAAGTATAGAGCAACAGCCTTTACTGGAATTACGTATTGCACTGGAAAAACCTGAGCCTGGCCTAAGGCAACAAATCGAGCAATGTGTCGCCGATTTGCCGGTACGTCTGCTAAAAATTAGCACTGCATATTCAGGCAGTGAAAAAGGACTGGCAGATGTCGTTGACGAGCAGCGCCTGGAAGAATTACTACCAGAACAGGTTTTCCAGCGCTGTTACCAGAGTAAATATGACCAGGATGCGCCGCTGGAAATGATGAGCCTGTTTCATAAATTATATGAAGATCTGCAGGAAAGCGAATAA
- the mnmE gene encoding tRNA uridine-5-carboxymethylaminomethyl(34) synthesis GTPase MnmE yields MNITHQDTIAAIATPPGNGGVGIIRISGNKAKQIAEQLINKDLQARHAHYSSFYDADHSIIDSGLAIFFPNPASFTGEDTVEIQGHGGSVIMDMLLKRILSLGVRIARPGEFSERAFLNNKMDLAQAEAIADLIESSTEKSARSAQQSMQGVFSRQVNELVKELTDLRIYVEAAIDFVDEEIDFLGDGVVEKRVIRLLDCIQNILATAQQGRLLRDGMTVVLAGKPNAGKSSLLNALAGHEAAIVTDIAGTTRDVLKERIQIDGMPLHIIDTAGLHDSDNAVEQEGIRRAHAEIQKADKILLLIDVNDPEPDKLLKTLPKHISLSIIYNKIDLLELPPAIVEKDNITQIYLSIKKDIGMDLLKQHLKQCVGFDGAADNVFIARRRHIDALTKGQEFVHNALGQLQHHQAGELVAEDLRQAQNHLAEITGEFTSEDLLGKIFSSFCIGK; encoded by the coding sequence ATGAATATCACTCATCAAGACACCATAGCAGCAATTGCAACGCCACCAGGAAATGGAGGCGTCGGTATTATCAGAATATCTGGAAATAAAGCGAAACAAATAGCTGAGCAATTAATCAATAAAGATCTGCAAGCACGGCATGCTCATTATTCTTCTTTCTATGATGCTGATCACAGCATCATAGACTCAGGTTTAGCGATTTTTTTCCCAAATCCCGCGTCCTTTACTGGGGAAGACACTGTCGAAATTCAGGGGCATGGCGGTTCGGTTATCATGGATATGTTATTGAAGCGTATCTTGTCTTTAGGTGTACGCATAGCCAGGCCAGGTGAATTCTCGGAAAGAGCCTTTTTAAATAACAAAATGGACCTGGCGCAGGCAGAAGCAATTGCTGATTTGATAGAAAGCAGCACCGAAAAATCAGCCCGCTCTGCACAGCAATCCATGCAAGGTGTTTTTTCCAGACAAGTCAATGAGCTAGTTAAAGAGTTAACCGATCTGCGTATTTATGTAGAAGCTGCGATAGATTTTGTAGACGAAGAAATTGATTTTTTGGGCGATGGGGTCGTCGAAAAAAGAGTTATCCGCCTTTTAGATTGCATACAGAATATTTTAGCAACGGCACAGCAAGGTCGTTTATTACGCGATGGTATGACTGTCGTTCTTGCAGGTAAACCTAATGCAGGAAAGTCGAGTTTACTTAATGCATTGGCAGGGCATGAAGCGGCTATCGTTACCGACATTGCCGGAACTACGCGTGATGTACTAAAAGAACGTATACAAATTGATGGTATGCCACTGCATATTATCGATACTGCCGGACTACATGACAGTGATAATGCAGTCGAACAGGAAGGTATACGCCGTGCACATGCTGAAATTCAAAAAGCAGATAAAATTTTATTACTCATTGATGTCAATGATCCCGAACCAGATAAGCTATTAAAAACCTTACCTAAACATATAAGCTTAAGCATAATTTACAATAAAATTGATTTGCTGGAACTTCCACCCGCGATAGTAGAAAAAGACAATATTACACAAATTTATCTGTCGATAAAAAAAGATATTGGTATGGATTTATTAAAACAACATTTAAAACAATGTGTCGGTTTTGATGGTGCAGCAGATAATGTCTTCATTGCTCGACGCAGACATATAGATGCTTTAACTAAGGGTCAGGAGTTCGTACACAATGCGCTTGGCCAGTTGCAACACCATCAAGCAGGCGAGTTAGTTGCCGAAGACTTAAGGCAGGCACAGAATCACCTGGCGGAAATTACCGGTGAGTTTACATCCGAAGACTTGTTAGGCAAGATTTTTAGTTCGTTTTGTATTGGCAAATGA
- the yidC gene encoding membrane protein insertase YidC, whose product MENIRFVLIVILSMISIMLWEAWQVDYGPKPEVTAQTTIDANGNPITINADNNQDSAELPFSENVANNIITVTTDVYKLEIDTQGGTLRNLDLLDYTVVKGEDAKVRLFNSSAEKLFLGQSGLLTSGQSTKLPNHNTELNSAQARYQLKEGENTLTVPLTWTDNNGLSYNKTYTFTRGSYVIGLEQKIDNQSANDWTGRQYTQLLRIPYSDGKGNTFIRTFAGAAVYTEQNKYQKIDFDDMAEEDLKIASTGGWSGMIQHYFATAWVPPAPNEEHYFTKELSNSRFVIGSYSNPATVAANDSLVFSSKLFVGPKIQPMMEAVAPGLELTVDYSWLTIIGKPIYALLNFIHSYIGNWGFSIMGVTFCIKLLFFPLSAASYKSMANMRKLQPRLAQLKESYGDDRQRFNQEMMDLYRKEKVNPMGGCLPIMVQIPVFISLYWVLIETVELRQAPFILWIHDLSVKDPYFVLPVIMGITMFLQQRLNPAPVDPLQAKIMRMFPIVFTVFFLFFPAGLVLYWVTNNTLSIIQQWYITNKIVGKT is encoded by the coding sequence ATGGAGAATATAAGGTTTGTACTCATCGTCATTCTTTCGATGATTTCTATAATGTTATGGGAAGCATGGCAAGTTGACTATGGCCCTAAGCCAGAAGTAACCGCTCAAACAACGATTGATGCGAATGGCAATCCCATTACTATAAATGCTGATAATAATCAGGACTCAGCTGAATTACCGTTTTCTGAAAATGTAGCAAATAATATTATTACTGTTACTACAGATGTCTACAAATTAGAAATAGACACACAAGGCGGGACATTACGTAATCTTGACTTACTTGATTATACTGTTGTAAAGGGTGAAGATGCTAAAGTTCGCCTATTTAATAGTAGTGCTGAAAAACTATTTTTAGGTCAAAGTGGTCTGTTAACAAGCGGCCAATCAACCAAACTACCTAACCACAATACCGAATTAAATTCTGCACAGGCACGCTATCAGCTTAAAGAAGGTGAAAATACGCTGACTGTTCCTTTAACATGGACAGATAATAATGGCTTGAGTTATAACAAAACCTATACTTTTACTCGGGGTAGTTATGTTATTGGCCTAGAGCAAAAAATTGATAACCAGTCTGCTAATGACTGGACAGGCAGACAATATACTCAATTGCTCAGAATACCTTACAGTGATGGAAAAGGTAATACCTTTATTCGTACTTTTGCTGGTGCTGCGGTTTACACAGAGCAAAATAAATACCAGAAAATCGATTTTGATGACATGGCTGAAGAAGACCTGAAAATCGCAAGTACTGGTGGTTGGTCGGGTATGATTCAACATTATTTTGCAACGGCCTGGGTACCTCCGGCACCGAATGAGGAGCATTACTTTACCAAGGAATTAAGTAATTCACGTTTTGTGATTGGCTCATATTCCAATCCTGCAACGGTTGCAGCCAATGATAGCCTGGTATTTAGCAGCAAGTTATTTGTTGGACCTAAAATACAGCCGATGATGGAAGCCGTTGCTCCCGGTTTAGAATTGACTGTCGACTACAGCTGGCTGACTATTATTGGTAAACCTATTTATGCTTTATTGAATTTTATTCATTCATATATCGGTAACTGGGGATTTTCAATTATGGGTGTAACTTTTTGTATTAAGTTACTGTTTTTCCCATTATCTGCGGCTAGTTATAAATCGATGGCGAACATGCGTAAACTGCAGCCACGTTTAGCGCAATTAAAAGAAAGTTATGGCGATGATAGACAGCGCTTTAACCAGGAAATGATGGATTTATACCGTAAGGAAAAAGTAAATCCTATGGGAGGCTGTTTACCGATTATGGTACAGATCCCGGTATTTATTTCGCTTTACTGGGTATTGATTGAAACTGTTGAATTAAGACAAGCGCCTTTTATACTCTGGATTCATGATTTATCAGTAAAAGATCCGTATTTCGTTTTACCTGTGATTATGGGCATTACCATGTTCCTGCAGCAAAGGTTGAATCCTGCGCCTGTGGATCCATTGCAAGCGAAAATCATGCGTATGTTCCCGATTGTATTTACTGTATTTTTCTTGTTCTTCCCGGCGGGTCTGGTTTTATACTGGGTAACCAATAATACTTTATCGATTATTCAGCAATGGTATATAACCAATAAAATTGTTGGAAAAACTTAA
- the yidD gene encoding membrane protein insertion efficiency factor YidD yields the protein MRYLLIALLRFYKYFISPLLGNHCRFHPSCSSYAMQAIAMHGAIFGSYLTIKRLLRCHPFYHGDIDDPVPKKVGK from the coding sequence ATGCGCTACTTACTCATAGCTCTACTCAGGTTTTATAAATATTTTATAAGTCCTTTGCTAGGAAACCATTGCCGCTTTCACCCCTCTTGTTCGAGCTATGCTATGCAAGCTATCGCTATGCATGGTGCTATATTCGGCTCCTATCTCACAATAAAACGATTACTCCGGTGTCACCCTTTTTATCATGGTGATATTGATGATCCAGTACCCAAAAAAGTTGGTAAGTAA
- the rnpA gene encoding ribonuclease P protein component: MTQKAACFPPQVRLREPAEFKRVFAKAERSTDKYFTVLAIVNELDFPRLGLAIAKKNIRRAVDRNKIKRSARESFRLQQHEMINIDIVVMARRDAATANSKILQASLDNHWLRLNKRCATYS; the protein is encoded by the coding sequence TTGACACAGAAAGCCGCTTGTTTTCCACCGCAAGTTCGGTTAAGAGAGCCGGCTGAATTTAAACGTGTTTTCGCTAAAGCGGAAAGATCCACAGATAAGTATTTTACAGTGCTTGCTATTGTCAACGAGCTAGACTTTCCACGTCTAGGTCTTGCAATTGCAAAAAAAAATATAAGACGCGCTGTCGATAGAAATAAAATCAAACGATCTGCCCGGGAAAGCTTTAGATTACAACAACACGAAATGATTAATATCGATATTGTTGTAATGGCACGCAGGGATGCGGCAACTGCGAACTCAAAAATACTTCAGGCCTCTCTGGATAATCATTGGCTTAGATTAAATAAGCGATGCGCTACTTACTCATAG
- the rpmH gene encoding 50S ribosomal protein L34, whose amino-acid sequence MKRTYQPSKIKRARTHGFRARMATKGGRKVINARRTKGRHTLAL is encoded by the coding sequence ATGAAAAGAACTTATCAACCCAGCAAGATAAAACGCGCGCGTACTCATGGCTTCCGCGCAAGAATGGCAACTAAAGGTGGCCGTAAAGTTATAAACGCACGTAGAACAAAAGGTCGTCATACACTCGCTCTTTAA
- a CDS encoding class I SAM-dependent methyltransferase — protein sequence MPNQTEIIKKRYDRLAPYFDRIESMMEKMMMGELRESIWQKVSGEKILEVGVGTGKNFPYYPAKSITAIDFSPAMINEARKKRQHLGVVVDLAIMDVQQLDFPDNYFDSVIGTFLFCSVPGPKHGLLELKRVCKPGGEVLLLEHVLSTNKFLAAIMNLSNPIIVRLFGANINRETVKTVQVCGFSKVDVLPESSHIVKMIRAVK from the coding sequence ATGCCCAATCAAACCGAAATTATTAAAAAACGTTACGATCGCCTTGCACCCTATTTTGATCGTATAGAAAGTATGATGGAAAAAATGATGATGGGGGAATTAAGGGAAAGTATCTGGCAAAAGGTCTCAGGAGAAAAAATCCTGGAAGTAGGTGTCGGCACAGGAAAAAATTTTCCTTACTATCCTGCAAAATCAATCACAGCAATTGATTTCAGTCCAGCGATGATTAATGAAGCCAGGAAGAAACGACAACACCTAGGGGTAGTAGTCGATTTAGCTATTATGGATGTACAGCAACTGGATTTTCCTGACAATTATTTTGATAGCGTTATCGGTACCTTTTTATTCTGCTCAGTGCCAGGGCCAAAACATGGCCTGTTAGAATTAAAAAGAGTCTGCAAGCCAGGCGGTGAAGTGTTGCTACTGGAGCATGTGCTGAGTACTAATAAATTTCTAGCGGCAATAATGAACCTATCAAACCCAATTATAGTGCGCTTATTCGGAGCGAATATAAACCGGGAAACAGTGAAAACAGTACAAGTCTGTGGATTCTCTAAAGTAGACGTTTTACCAGAAAGCTCGCATATAGTAAAAATGATCAGAGCAGTTAAATAA
- a CDS encoding thymidylate synthase: MKQYLELLEETLTTGCLKGDRTGTGTKSLFGRQIRFNLQAGLPLVTTKRLHTRSIIHELLWFLKGDTNIKYLNDNGVSIWNEWATETGELGPVYGAQWRNWKGVEGESYDQVTALIAGIKNNPDSRRHIISGWNVADLPDETKSPQENVANGKMALPPCHLLYQWYVAEGKLSGSLYIRSNDLFLGNPYNTCSLAIFTHMIAQQCDLDVGEIIISIGDCHLYSNHFEQAKIQLQREPKALPELIIKRKPDSIFDYHFEDFEIVGYDPHPHISAPIAV, translated from the coding sequence ATGAAACAATATCTCGAATTATTAGAAGAAACGCTCACCACAGGCTGCTTAAAGGGAGATCGCACCGGAACAGGCACAAAGTCTCTTTTTGGGCGTCAGATACGTTTTAATCTGCAGGCAGGTCTGCCCTTAGTCACAACCAAACGCCTGCATACCAGATCCATTATTCATGAGTTACTCTGGTTCCTCAAAGGCGATACCAATATAAAATATCTCAATGATAATGGTGTATCAATCTGGAATGAATGGGCGACTGAAACAGGCGAACTAGGTCCTGTATATGGTGCTCAGTGGCGAAACTGGAAAGGGGTAGAAGGAGAAAGCTACGATCAGGTGACTGCCTTGATCGCAGGTATAAAAAATAATCCCGATAGCCGAAGACATATTATCAGTGGCTGGAATGTTGCCGATCTGCCCGATGAAACCAAATCCCCGCAAGAAAATGTAGCCAATGGAAAAATGGCTTTGCCGCCCTGCCATTTACTTTATCAATGGTATGTCGCAGAAGGTAAACTAAGCGGTTCTTTATATATCCGCAGCAATGACTTGTTTTTAGGTAATCCGTATAACACCTGCAGTCTGGCAATTTTTACGCACATGATTGCGCAGCAATGTGATCTCGATGTTGGCGAGATTATTATCTCAATTGGGGACTGTCATTTATACAGTAACCATTTTGAACAAGCGAAAATACAATTACAACGCGAGCCCAAAGCACTACCAGAATTAATTATCAAACGTAAACCAGACAGTATTTTCGACTATCATTTTGAAGATTTTGAGATTGTCGGCTACGATCCACATCCGCATATTTCTGCACCCATAGCTGTCTAA
- the lgt gene encoding prolipoprotein diacylglyceryl transferase, with amino-acid sequence MLTYPIIDPVAISLGPIKVHWYGLMYLIGIGGAWLLLSFRVNKSYSPIKPEALEDLIFYGAMGVILGGRIGYVIFYNFNQFLADPLLLFKVWEGGMSFHGGLLGVIIAMWISARKNQCTMLALTDFIAPVVPIGLFFGRIGNFINAELWGRPTDVYWSFVFPGAGPLARHPSQLYEAGLEGLALFLILWIYSSKQRPYMAVSGLFALFYGIFRFSVEFYRVPDAHLGYLAMDWLTMGQILSTPMIIVGIILLSFAYKSKLVKSS; translated from the coding sequence ATGCTTACTTACCCAATTATAGATCCCGTTGCAATTAGTCTAGGCCCCATCAAAGTTCACTGGTATGGGTTGATGTATTTAATCGGTATAGGTGGAGCCTGGTTACTATTAAGTTTTCGTGTTAACAAAAGCTATTCACCAATCAAACCCGAAGCTTTAGAGGATTTAATATTCTACGGAGCAATGGGCGTTATCCTTGGTGGACGAATCGGTTATGTCATCTTCTATAATTTTAATCAATTTTTGGCCGATCCTTTATTGCTATTTAAAGTCTGGGAAGGCGGCATGTCATTTCATGGTGGTTTACTCGGTGTTATTATTGCTATGTGGATATCTGCAAGAAAGAATCAATGCACCATGCTCGCACTTACCGACTTTATTGCACCGGTAGTCCCTATCGGTTTATTTTTTGGGCGGATAGGCAATTTTATTAATGCAGAGCTATGGGGTAGACCAACCGATGTTTACTGGTCATTTGTCTTTCCAGGCGCAGGCCCATTAGCCAGACACCCTTCACAGTTATACGAAGCCGGGTTAGAAGGACTAGCCCTCTTTTTGATCTTATGGATTTATTCCAGTAAGCAAAGACCCTATATGGCAGTCTCAGGATTATTTGCCTTGTTCTATGGGATCTTTCGCTTTAGCGTGGAATTCTATCGAGTGCCTGATGCGCATTTAGGTTACCTGGCAATGGACTGGTTAACGATGGGACAGATCCTGTCTACGCCAATGATCATTGTAGGTATTATCTTATTAAGTTTTGCCTATAAATCTAAGCTTGTAAAATCATCATAG
- a CDS encoding tetratricopeptide repeat protein, with product MKKSQKIPQQPAPAELQSLHQLFQAGNMQQAESIAESMLKKYPKAPSLLNVIGLCQQHQGKLSQAASSFKKLLTVDPGIAEVHFNLAILLTQLDKVKDAVASYRKAIKLKPDMTSAHFNLGTLLQSQGFLSESAKYYRKAVSLDSDFFQAQVNLGAVLQQQGLLEEAEQCYRKNLSLHPNARAHFNLGTVLYGLGQHEAACEAFRNSLTLDPSFADAWNSLGEIQRDYGEMDKAILSYKKALEIDPDHNRAKYNMGEYLCLADHFEDAISYFEASQFADSQERALQCLYKTRQFDLFKQRFDSLIAKQKHTTVLLGTLSTHYATNFGQKNHYPFCDNPMDFVLQTPIDELIDKDNPLLEELVHDITHLAIAERQQSRLYYGNQSAGNLLLRSEASFQSLATLIIKKVKNYRKHFSGSQNGLIKEFPKNIEFTSSWYIRMKQGGHLTSHIHEEGWISGCVYLKLPDRMNGHEGSFAYSTDGDDYPRLNNDFPSQIVDVNVGDLVLFPSSLFHHTIPFSSDQERFCVAFDIKPAIT from the coding sequence ATGAAAAAGTCGCAAAAAATTCCTCAGCAACCTGCTCCAGCAGAATTACAAAGTTTGCACCAGTTATTTCAGGCAGGCAATATGCAGCAAGCTGAATCGATAGCCGAATCGATGCTTAAGAAATATCCCAAAGCACCCTCTTTGTTGAATGTTATTGGTCTTTGTCAGCAACATCAAGGTAAGCTATCGCAAGCGGCCAGTAGTTTTAAAAAGTTATTGACAGTTGACCCGGGTATTGCAGAAGTTCATTTCAATTTGGCGATTTTATTAACGCAACTGGATAAAGTGAAAGATGCGGTTGCCAGTTATCGCAAAGCCATTAAGTTAAAACCTGATATGACTTCAGCACATTTTAATTTAGGTACCTTATTACAATCTCAGGGCTTTTTAAGTGAGTCAGCCAAATATTATCGAAAAGCGGTTAGCTTGGATTCTGACTTTTTCCAGGCACAGGTTAATTTAGGAGCTGTTCTGCAGCAGCAAGGATTGCTGGAAGAAGCAGAACAATGTTACCGGAAAAATTTGTCCCTTCATCCTAATGCCAGAGCTCACTTTAATTTGGGGACTGTGCTGTATGGTTTGGGGCAACATGAAGCAGCATGTGAAGCATTCAGAAATTCACTGACACTTGACCCGTCTTTTGCAGATGCCTGGAATTCATTGGGAGAAATCCAGCGCGATTATGGTGAAATGGATAAGGCTATTTTAAGTTATAAAAAAGCCTTGGAAATTGATCCTGATCATAACCGGGCGAAATATAATATGGGGGAATATTTGTGTCTGGCTGATCACTTTGAAGATGCAATTTCTTATTTTGAAGCTTCACAATTTGCTGATAGTCAGGAAAGGGCGCTGCAATGTCTTTATAAAACGCGTCAATTTGATTTATTTAAGCAAAGGTTTGATAGCCTGATTGCCAAGCAAAAACATACCACGGTTTTATTGGGCACCTTGTCTACACATTATGCGACCAATTTTGGGCAAAAAAATCACTATCCCTTTTGTGATAATCCAATGGATTTTGTGTTACAGACGCCTATTGATGAATTAATAGATAAGGATAATCCTCTACTTGAAGAGCTGGTGCATGATATTACTCACCTTGCAATAGCGGAAAGGCAACAATCACGTTTATATTATGGTAATCAGTCAGCCGGTAACTTGTTATTACGCTCTGAAGCTTCATTTCAAAGCCTGGCGACTTTAATCATTAAAAAAGTTAAAAATTATCGAAAACATTTCTCAGGTTCCCAAAATGGATTGATTAAAGAGTTTCCTAAAAATATTGAGTTTACCAGTTCCTGGTATATAAGAATGAAGCAAGGCGGACATCTGACATCTCATATACACGAGGAGGGCTGGATCAGTGGTTGTGTTTATCTTAAATTGCCTGATCGCATGAATGGCCATGAAGGAAGTTTTGCTTACAGCACTGATGGCGATGATTATCCAAGATTAAATAATGACTTTCCTAGTCAGATTGTGGATGTTAATGTGGGTGACCTGGTTTTGTTTCCATCTTCTTTATTTCATCATACGATTCCTTTCAGTTCGGATCAGGAACGATTTTGTGTGGCTTTTGATATTAAACCAGCAATAACTTAA